From Lolium perenne isolate Kyuss_39 chromosome 5, Kyuss_2.0, whole genome shotgun sequence, a single genomic window includes:
- the LOC127300642 gene encoding nucleobase-ascorbate transporter 2, translated as MAEVKPEDMVHHPPMDQLQGFEYCIDSNPSWGEAIALGFQHYILSLGTAVMIPTMLVPLMGGNDRDKAKVVQTLLFVTGINTLLQTLFGTRLPTVIGGSYAYIVPVLSIIHDRSLTQIADGHTRFVQTMRAIQGALIVSSSIQIILGYSQLWAICSRFFSPLGMVPVVSLVGLGLFERGFPMIGSCVEIGLPMLILFVALSQYLKHVHVRHVPIMERFSMLVCIALVWVYAHILTASGAYKHTALVTQISCQTDRSNLISSALWISIPYPLQWGPPTFNADHAFGMMAAVMVSLIETTGAFKAAARLASATPPPAYVLSRGIGWQGIGTLLDGLFGTGTGSTVSIENVGLLGSTRIGSRRVIQISAGFMIFFSILGKFGALFASIPFTIFAAIYCVMFGIIAAVGLSFLQFTNMNSMRNLFIVGVSLFLGLSIPEYFSRYMTSSRSGPAHTKAEWFNDYINTIFASPPTVALIIAVLLDNTLDVRDAAKDRGMSWWARFRTYRGDSRNEEFYTLPFNLNRFFPPS; from the exons ATGGCTGAGGTGAAGCCTGAGGATATGGTCCATCATCCACCCATGGATCAGCTGCAGGGGTTTGAGTACTGCATAGACTCTAATCCTTCTTGGG GGGAGGCAATTGCTTTGGGATTTCAGCATTACATACTGTCCTTGGGCACTGCTGTGATGATCCCCACAATGTTGGTTCCTCTTATGGGTGGAAATGAT CGTGACAAGGCAAAAGTGGTTCAAACACTGCTATTTGTCACTGGGATAAATACACTGCTCCAGACACTATTCGGCACTCGCCTTCCCACTGTCATTGGCGGTTCATATGCATATATTGTTCCGGTCCTCTCCATAATCCATGATCGCTCGCTCACGCAAATAGCTGATGGCCATACT AGGTTCGTGCAGACAATGAGAGCCATACAGGGGGCATTGATAGTCTCGTCAAGCATTCAGATAATTCTTGGCTATAGCCAGCTGTGGGCAATATGCTCTAG GTTCTTTAGCCCACTTGGGATGGTTCCAGTGGTTTCATTGGTGGGACTTGGCCTTTTCGAGAGAGGATTCCCAATG ATTGGGAGCTGCGTGGAGATTGGTCTGCCGATGCTCATCCTATTTGTTGCTCTTTCCCAATATCTCAAGCATGTACATGTTCGGCATGTTCCGATTATGGAGAGGTTCTCAATGCTAGTGTGCATCGCTCTTGTCTGGGTCTATGCCCACATTCTAACAGCAAGTGGTGCATACAAGCATACTGCACTTGTCACCCAGATCAGTTGTCAGACAGACCGTTCCAACCTCATCTCTTCCGCGTTATG GATAAGCATTCCATACCCATTGCAATGGGGCCCACCAACATTCAATGCAGACCATGCATTTGGCATGATGGCCGCAGTAATGGTGTCGCTTATAGAG ACAACTGGCGCATTCAAGGCTGCTGCCCGGTTGGCAAGTGCGACACCCCCACCAGCATATGTTCTGAGTAGAGGTATCGGATGGCAG GGAATTGGTACCCTACTGGATGGGCTATTCGGCACTGGGACTGGCTCTACTGTATCTAT TGAGAATGTTGGTCTTCTAGGATCTACAAGGATTGGTAGCAGGAGAGTGATACAGATTTCTGCTGGTTTCATGATCTTCTTCTCCATACTAG GAAAATTCGGAGCACTTTTTGCATCCATTCCTTTCACAATATTCGCTGCTATATACTGCGTTATGTTTGGCATTATTG CGGCCGTGGGGCTATCCTTTCTGCAGTTCACCAACATGAACTCTATGCGAAACCTCTTCATTGTTGGTGTTTCACTCTTTCTTGGCTTATCTATACCGGAATACTTTTCTCGGTATATGACGAGTTCTCGGTCAGGCCCAGCACACACAAAGGCTGAATGG TTCAACGACTACATCAACACCATCTTCGCGTCGCCCCCAACTGTCGCTCTTATTATTGCTGTACTCCTTGACAACACGCTCGATGTCAGAGATGCGGCAAAGGACAGGGGGATGTCATGGTGGGCGCGGTTCCGGACATACCGAGGGGACAGCAGGAACGAAGAGTTCTACACCCTGCCGTTCAATCTCAACAGGTTCTTCCCACCATCTTGA
- the LOC127300645 gene encoding iron-sulfur assembly protein IscA-like 2, mitochondrial translates to MATASPPLLRRLALLLTSRIRANHLLAASYSASSHQTAAAATATETPTPAEPEAVSMTDSCVRRLKELHANEPSAEGNMLRLSVEAGGCSGFQYTFVLDNKKNADDRVFEKNGVKLVVDNVSYDFVKGSTVDYVEELIRSAFVVSTNPSAVGGCSCKSSFMVK, encoded by the exons ATGGCCACGGCGAGCCCCCCACTGCTACGCCGCCTCGCGCTATTACTTACCAGCCGCATCCGCGCCAACCACCTTCTCGCCGCCTCCTACTCCGCGTCCTCCCACCAaactgccgccgccgccaccgccaccgagaCGCCGACGCCGGCGGAGCCGGAGGCCGTCAGCATGACGGATAGCTGCGTCCGT AGACTGAAGGAGTTGCACGCTAATGAACCATCTGCTGAGGGTAACATGTTGCGCTTGAGCGTTGAAGCTGGCGGGTGTTCTGGATTCCAATACACCTTCGTACTTGATAACAAGAAAAATGCAGATGACAG AGTCTTCGAGAAGAATGGCGTTAAGTTGGTTGTCGACAATGTCTCGTACGACTTCGTGAAAGGTTCCACTGTGGATTACGTAGAGGAATTGATACGCTCGGCTTTCGTG GTGTCAACCAATCCTAGTGCGGTTGGAGGGTGCAGCTGCAAGAGTTCCTTCATGGTTAAATAA